In Pseudomonas sp. R76, one genomic interval encodes:
- a CDS encoding LuxR C-terminal-related transcriptional regulator produces the protein MNAFTQPFPDIERLAFQLSPAPQLVTRNRVMVDCNEAFLQLFGYSRDELVNQLTLLIYPSQADYHAIGKRSHDWLLESENGFYSDERFMQHKNGEVFWAKSHGYTLTPKDPFKLMIWHFERLDRTHQGTGDLTPREREVAMHIVNGLKSKEIAQRLGISHRTVEVHRARLMKKLEVKNIVELVSKMIFVGGRAWL, from the coding sequence ATGAACGCGTTTACACAGCCATTCCCCGACATCGAACGCCTGGCGTTCCAGCTCTCCCCCGCCCCGCAACTGGTCACGCGCAACCGCGTGATGGTCGATTGCAATGAGGCCTTCCTGCAGTTGTTCGGCTATTCGCGCGACGAATTGGTCAACCAGCTGACCCTGCTGATCTATCCGTCCCAGGCCGACTATCACGCCATCGGCAAGCGTAGCCACGACTGGCTGCTGGAGAGCGAAAACGGCTTCTATTCCGACGAACGCTTCATGCAGCACAAAAACGGCGAAGTGTTCTGGGCCAAGTCCCACGGCTACACCCTCACGCCTAAAGACCCGTTCAAGCTGATGATCTGGCACTTCGAGCGCCTGGACCGCACCCACCAAGGCACCGGCGACCTGACGCCACGGGAGCGCGAGGTGGCGATGCACATCGTCAACGGCCTCAAGTCCAAGGAAATCGCGCAACGCCTGGGCATCTCGCACCGCACGGTGGAAGTGCACAGGGCACGACTGATGAAGAAACTTGAGGTCAAAAACATTGTGGAGCTGGTGTCGAAGATGATTTTCGTCGGCGGACGCGCCTGGTTGTAG
- a CDS encoding type 1 glutamine amidotransferase domain-containing protein: MKVLMVLTSHDQLGTTGRKTGFWLEEFAAPYYTFKDAGAELVLASPAGGQPPLDPVSDQPDAQTEQTRRFATDPAAQQALANTVKLDTVNADDFDTVFYPGGHGPLWDLAESPVSIALIESFERAGKPIGFVCHAPGALRHVKAVNGEPLVKGRRVTGFSNSEEAAVGLTDVVPFLIEDDFKALGGHYEKGADWQSFVLEDGLLVTGQNPASSSDVAKALLKLTA; this comes from the coding sequence ATGAAAGTATTAATGGTACTGACCTCTCACGACCAGCTGGGCACTACCGGTCGTAAAACCGGCTTCTGGCTCGAAGAGTTTGCTGCGCCCTATTACACCTTCAAAGATGCGGGTGCCGAGCTGGTGCTGGCATCCCCGGCCGGCGGCCAACCACCGCTGGACCCGGTCAGCGACCAGCCTGACGCGCAGACCGAGCAAACCCGGCGTTTCGCCACTGACCCTGCGGCGCAGCAGGCGCTGGCCAACACCGTCAAGCTGGACACGGTCAACGCCGACGACTTCGACACGGTGTTCTACCCAGGTGGTCACGGGCCACTGTGGGACCTGGCGGAATCACCAGTGTCCATCGCGTTGATCGAGTCGTTCGAGCGCGCCGGCAAGCCCATTGGTTTTGTCTGCCATGCACCGGGCGCGCTGCGTCACGTCAAGGCCGTGAATGGCGAGCCGCTGGTCAAGGGCCGTCGCGTCACCGGTTTCTCCAACTCCGAAGAAGCCGCAGTGGGCCTCACCGACGTGGTGCCGTTCCTGATCGAAGATGATTTCAAGGCACTCGGCGGCCACTATGAGAAGGGCGCTGATTGGCAGTCCTTTGTGCTTGAAGATGGCTTGCTGGTGACCGGCCAGAACCCGGCCAGCTCCAGCGATGTGGCAAAAGCACTGCTCAAACTCACCGCTTGA
- a CDS encoding alpha/beta fold hydrolase, producing the protein MSTFVAKDGTQIYFKDWGSGKPVLFSHGWPLDADMWEYQMEYLSSRGFRTIAFDRRGFGRSDQPWTGNDYDTFADDIAQLIEHLDLKDVTLVGFSMGGGDVARYIARHGTSRVAGLVLLGAVTPIFGQKPDYPQGVPAATFDGIKAGLLKDRAQFISDFNTPFYGINKGQKVSEGVLTQTLQIALLASLKSTVDCVTVFSETDFRPDMAKIDVPTLVIHGDGDQIVPFETTGKVAAEMIKGAQLKVYKDAPHGFAATHAQQLNEDLLAFLNR; encoded by the coding sequence ATGAGCACATTTGTTGCCAAAGACGGTACCCAGATCTACTTCAAGGACTGGGGCAGCGGCAAGCCCGTGCTGTTCAGCCATGGCTGGCCGCTGGATGCCGACATGTGGGAATACCAGATGGAGTACCTGAGCAGCCGTGGCTTTCGCACCATCGCCTTCGACCGCCGTGGTTTCGGCCGCTCAGACCAGCCGTGGACCGGTAACGACTACGACACCTTCGCCGATGACATCGCCCAACTGATCGAACACCTGGACCTCAAGGACGTGACCCTGGTGGGCTTCTCCATGGGCGGCGGCGACGTGGCGCGCTACATCGCCCGCCATGGCACGTCGCGCGTGGCCGGCCTGGTGCTGCTGGGCGCGGTTACGCCGATCTTCGGCCAGAAACCCGACTACCCGCAGGGCGTGCCGGCCGCCACATTCGACGGCATCAAGGCCGGGCTGCTGAAGGACCGCGCGCAATTTATCAGCGACTTCAACACGCCGTTCTATGGCATCAATAAAGGCCAGAAAGTCTCGGAAGGCGTGCTGACCCAAACCCTGCAAATCGCCCTGCTCGCCTCTCTCAAGTCGACCGTGGACTGTGTCACCGTGTTCTCCGAGACCGACTTCCGCCCGGACATGGCCAAGATCGACGTGCCGACCCTGGTGATTCACGGTGACGGCGACCAGATCGTGCCATTCGAGACCACCGGCAAAGTCGCGGCCGAGATGATCAAGGGCGCGCAACTGAAGGTCTACAAGGATGCACCGCACGGTTTTGCGGCCACCCATGCCCAGCAGCTGAACGAAGATTTGCTGGCGTTCCTGAACCGCTGA
- a CDS encoding acetyl-CoA acetyltransferase, whose protein sequence is MPADCVSIVAAGHSRFGRLEGTTLEDLIVQVTREALTDAAIDASEIDALFLGHFNAGLVPDGFAASLLLQADPGLRFKPATRCENACASGSAAIQAGVNAILSGSAELVLVVGAEKMTHTSTAEVTQALAGAGYQNDPAEAGLSFPQLFGRAARQYTERYHCPLGSMAAIATKNHSNAMANPLAQMHRVMDFEHCNNVSKSNPFVAESLRLTDCSLISDGAAAIILASPKRARAFRRDVQIRAMTQVNDFLPIAQRDILAFEGPQRAIHAALRGANITLADLSFAEVHDCFTIAELLIYEAMGLAPKGEGHRVLDSGVVRAGGRLPVNLSGGLKAKGHPVGATGVSMHALAFRQLTGEPIGLAAPNPEFGLVFNMGGMAVANYASVLHARRY, encoded by the coding sequence ATGCCAGCTGATTGCGTCTCCATTGTTGCCGCCGGTCATTCGCGTTTTGGTCGCCTGGAAGGCACCACCCTTGAGGACCTGATCGTGCAGGTCACCCGCGAAGCCCTGACGGACGCGGCCATTGATGCGTCAGAAATCGATGCGTTGTTCCTCGGCCATTTCAACGCGGGGCTGGTGCCCGACGGGTTTGCGGCGTCATTGCTGCTGCAGGCCGACCCCGGCCTGCGCTTCAAGCCGGCCACGCGCTGTGAAAACGCCTGCGCGTCCGGCTCGGCGGCGATTCAGGCCGGGGTCAATGCGATCCTGTCCGGCAGCGCCGAGCTGGTGCTGGTGGTGGGCGCCGAGAAAATGACCCACACGTCTACCGCCGAGGTTACCCAGGCGTTGGCCGGCGCCGGTTATCAGAATGACCCGGCCGAAGCCGGCTTGAGTTTCCCGCAGTTGTTCGGCCGCGCGGCGCGCCAATACACCGAGCGCTACCACTGCCCGCTGGGCTCAATGGCGGCCATCGCCACCAAGAACCACTCCAATGCCATGGCCAACCCGTTGGCGCAGATGCACCGGGTGATGGATTTCGAGCACTGCAACAATGTGTCCAAGAGCAACCCGTTTGTGGCCGAATCCCTGCGCCTGACCGACTGCTCGCTGATCAGCGACGGCGCCGCCGCGATCATCCTGGCTTCGCCCAAGCGTGCGCGGGCGTTTCGCCGTGATGTGCAGATTCGCGCGATGACCCAGGTCAACGACTTCCTGCCGATTGCCCAGCGCGACATCCTCGCTTTTGAAGGCCCGCAACGGGCGATCCACGCCGCCCTGCGCGGGGCGAATATCACCCTGGCCGACCTGAGTTTCGCCGAGGTGCACGACTGCTTCACCATCGCCGAGCTGCTGATCTACGAAGCCATGGGCCTTGCACCCAAAGGCGAGGGCCACCGCGTGCTCGACAGCGGCGTGGTGCGCGCAGGCGGGCGCTTGCCGGTGAACTTGTCCGGCGGGCTCAAGGCCAAGGGGCATCCGGTAGGCGCCACCGGTGTGTCGATGCATGCCCTGGCGTTCCGGCAGTTGACCGGCGAACCCATCGGCCTGGCGGCGCCCAACCCGGAGTTCGGCCTGGTGTTCAACATGGGCGGCATGGCCGTCGCCAACTACGCCTCGGTCCTGCACGCGCGCCGGTACTGA
- a CDS encoding LysR family transcriptional regulator — MTDALKPLDIDTVQAFVLVADFASFTRAAEALDTSQAAISLKLKRLEERLGYRLLERTPRHVRLSPQGEQFIVAARALLNAHERALGDMGTHAPRRLVIGISDHVAGPDLPTWLSRLAAYDPLVILEVRIASSRDLMAAFDRNELDAVIVRNEGDRQDGDVLAVERFGWFAAPTWQHSPGTPLRMATMAAPCGVRHLAVRALDAARIDWTEVFVGGGVMAVGAAVSAGLGVAALAHRVAPAGAVDVSEQDGLPALPVSEVVLHSRISDARSRETLRALSATFRGALQR; from the coding sequence ATGACTGACGCGCTCAAACCCCTGGATATCGACACCGTACAGGCCTTCGTGCTGGTCGCCGATTTCGCCAGTTTCACCCGCGCCGCCGAAGCCCTCGACACCTCCCAGGCCGCCATCAGCCTCAAGCTCAAACGCCTGGAGGAACGCCTCGGTTATCGCCTGCTTGAACGCACCCCACGGCATGTGCGGCTGTCGCCCCAGGGCGAGCAGTTTATCGTCGCTGCCCGCGCCCTGCTCAACGCCCATGAGCGCGCACTCGGTGACATGGGCACCCACGCACCACGGCGCCTGGTGATTGGCATCAGCGACCACGTGGCCGGCCCGGACCTGCCCACCTGGCTCAGCCGCCTCGCGGCCTACGACCCGCTGGTGATTCTTGAAGTGCGCATCGCCTCGTCCCGCGACCTGATGGCTGCGTTCGACCGCAACGAGCTGGACGCCGTGATCGTGCGCAACGAAGGCGACCGCCAGGACGGCGATGTGTTGGCGGTGGAACGGTTTGGCTGGTTCGCTGCGCCGACCTGGCAACACAGCCCCGGCACACCGTTGCGCATGGCAACCATGGCAGCGCCGTGTGGCGTTCGGCATCTGGCGGTGAGGGCTTTGGACGCGGCGCGTATCGACTGGACCGAAGTGTTTGTCGGCGGTGGCGTGATGGCGGTGGGAGCAGCCGTGAGCGCCGGATTGGGCGTGGCCGCCCTCGCCCATCGCGTGGCCCCGGCCGGGGCGGTGGACGTGAGCGAGCAAGACGGTTTGCCCGCCTTACCGGTCAGTGAAGTGGTGCTGCACAGCCGGATCAGCGACGCGCGGTCCCGCGAAACATTGCGCGCCTTGAGCGCAACGTTTCGCGGTGCCCTGCAGCGCTGA
- a CDS encoding YbjN domain-containing protein — MSELINSVTPKSLTELLQEAGYRVNQTEQNGIVQLLSASQGIGFAVRFGNSAAEQGSYVDFTYSCALRVQGELPEGLAQVWNASRRFARLSLQGEFLLMEMDVVVAGVGTLHLRSQLELWDRLLQEFIVYLRDYSQQAAQLQTQAAAVGEEAPVA; from the coding sequence ATGAGTGAACTGATCAACAGCGTTACCCCCAAGAGCCTCACCGAATTGCTGCAAGAGGCCGGCTACCGCGTCAACCAGACCGAACAGAACGGCATCGTGCAATTGCTCAGTGCCAGCCAGGGCATCGGCTTTGCCGTGCGCTTCGGCAACTCGGCGGCGGAGCAGGGCAGTTACGTGGACTTCACCTACAGCTGCGCCCTGCGCGTGCAAGGTGAACTGCCCGAAGGCCTGGCCCAGGTGTGGAACGCATCGCGACGCTTTGCGCGGTTGTCGCTGCAGGGCGAGTTTTTGTTGATGGAAATGGACGTGGTGGTGGCCGGTGTCGGCACCCTGCACCTGCGCAGCCAACTGGAATTGTGGGATCGCCTGTTGCAGGAGTTCATCGTCTACCTGCGTGACTACAGCCAGCAGGCCGCGCAGTTGCAAACGCAAGCGGCGGCTGTCGGCGAGGAAGCACCTGTCGCCTGA
- a CDS encoding class I adenylate-forming enzyme family protein, whose translation MNIANWLHDTQRRHPQRPALFEGTRQVADYATFAAHVRQRAAHLVDQHGLVAGDAVAVLMKNSCDYLELLYAIWWMGGVVVPINAKLHPAEAAWIANNAEARLIFTDGGRVFSASRDLPQRCKELDGHTRPPTRGWPTLEQPVPRQDQDLAWLFYTSGTTGRSKGVMLSHGNLVAMSLCYTTDVDSVSRDDAVLYAAPMSHGAGLYNFIHVRCGARHVVPASQGFDAAELFGLAAELGNVSLFAAPTMVKRMVEQARVQGYAGEGIKTIVYGGGPMYLADLCEAVDTFGPRLVQIYGQGESPMTISVLPRALIADRQRADWATLAASVGHAQACVEIRILDARHQPVPTGERGEIAVRGATVMQGYWRNPEATRQTLVEGWLLTGDIGFLDPAGYLTLTDRSKDVIITGGSNVYPREVEEVLAQHPEVFEVCVVGEPDAQWGESVVAFVVTRSGQPLDEAELTAWFVQRMASFKKPKKYLFPGELPKNSYGKILKTDLRQWLKAASIAALP comes from the coding sequence ATGAACATTGCCAACTGGTTGCACGACACCCAGCGTCGCCACCCGCAACGCCCGGCGTTGTTCGAAGGCACGCGGCAGGTGGCCGATTACGCCACCTTTGCCGCGCATGTTCGCCAACGCGCCGCGCACCTGGTCGACCAGCATGGGCTGGTGGCGGGTGATGCGGTCGCCGTGCTGATGAAGAACAGCTGTGATTACCTCGAGTTGCTCTACGCCATCTGGTGGATGGGCGGCGTAGTGGTGCCGATCAACGCCAAATTGCACCCGGCCGAAGCCGCGTGGATCGCGAATAATGCCGAGGCGCGTTTGATCTTTACCGATGGCGGCCGGGTGTTTTCGGCATCGCGGGACTTGCCGCAACGCTGCAAGGAACTGGACGGCCACACACGGCCGCCAACCCGTGGCTGGCCGACCCTGGAGCAGCCGGTGCCGCGCCAGGACCAGGACCTCGCGTGGCTGTTCTACACCTCCGGCACCACCGGGCGCTCCAAAGGCGTGATGCTGTCCCACGGCAATTTGGTCGCGATGTCGCTGTGTTACACCACCGACGTCGATTCGGTCAGCCGCGATGACGCGGTGCTGTACGCCGCGCCCATGTCCCATGGCGCCGGGCTCTACAACTTCATTCATGTACGCTGCGGCGCACGCCATGTGGTGCCGGCGTCCCAGGGTTTTGACGCCGCCGAGCTGTTCGGCCTGGCCGCCGAATTGGGCAATGTTTCGCTGTTTGCTGCGCCGACCATGGTCAAGCGCATGGTTGAACAGGCGCGCGTTCAGGGCTATGCAGGCGAAGGCATCAAGACCATCGTCTACGGCGGTGGCCCAATGTACCTGGCCGATTTGTGTGAGGCCGTCGACACCTTCGGCCCGCGGCTGGTGCAGATCTACGGCCAGGGCGAAAGCCCGATGACCATCAGCGTATTGCCTCGCGCGCTGATCGCCGACCGCCAACGCGCCGACTGGGCCACCCTGGCCGCCTCGGTCGGGCACGCGCAAGCCTGTGTGGAAATCCGCATTCTCGACGCCCGGCACCAACCGGTGCCCACCGGTGAGCGCGGCGAAATTGCCGTGCGCGGCGCCACGGTGATGCAAGGCTATTGGCGCAACCCCGAGGCCACGCGCCAGACGTTGGTGGAGGGCTGGTTGCTGACCGGCGACATCGGTTTTCTCGACCCGGCCGGCTACCTGACGCTGACAGACCGCTCCAAGGACGTGATCATCACCGGTGGCAGCAACGTGTACCCGCGTGAAGTCGAGGAAGTCCTGGCGCAGCATCCTGAAGTGTTCGAGGTGTGTGTGGTGGGCGAGCCGGATGCGCAATGGGGCGAATCAGTGGTGGCGTTTGTGGTGACGCGCAGCGGCCAGCCCCTCGATGAAGCCGAGCTGACGGCGTGGTTTGTGCAGCGCATGGCCTCGTTCAAAAAACCGAAAAAGTACCTGTTTCCAGGCGAGCTGCCGAAGAACAGTTACGGCAAAATCCTCAAGACTGACTTGCGGCAGTGGCTGAAAGCAGCGAGTATCGCCGCGCTTCCCTAG
- the mntP gene encoding manganese efflux pump MntP produces MNPISLIFLALAMSTDAFAAAIGKGSSLHKPRLTEALRAGLIFGVIEAITPMIGWAIGHAATRWVEDWDHWIAFTLLVALGLHMIYNGLKADDDEVEKPTQHSFMILAVTAFATSIDALAVGVGLAFVDVNILIASAAIGLATMTMVTIGMMLGRVLGTVVGKRAEMVGGVVLMLVGATILYEHLSA; encoded by the coding sequence GTGAACCCCATTTCCCTTATCTTTCTCGCCCTTGCCATGTCCACGGACGCCTTTGCGGCGGCCATCGGCAAAGGCTCCAGCCTGCACAAACCACGCCTGACCGAAGCCCTGCGCGCAGGCCTGATCTTTGGCGTGATCGAAGCCATTACGCCGATGATCGGCTGGGCCATCGGCCATGCGGCCACCCGCTGGGTGGAGGATTGGGATCACTGGATCGCCTTTACCCTGCTGGTCGCGCTGGGTTTGCACATGATCTACAACGGGTTGAAGGCCGACGATGACGAGGTTGAAAAACCGACGCAGCATTCGTTCATGATCCTGGCGGTCACCGCCTTTGCCACCAGCATCGATGCGTTGGCAGTCGGCGTGGGCCTGGCGTTTGTGGATGTGAACATCCTGATCGCCTCGGCGGCGATTGGCCTGGCGACCATGACCATGGTGACCATCGGCATGATGCTCGGTCGCGTATTGGGGACGGTGGTGGGCAAACGCGCCGAGATGGTCGGCGGCGTGGTGTTGATGCTGGTGGGTGCGACGATTCTTTACGAGCACTTGTCGGCTTAA
- a CDS encoding alkene reductase, with the protein MSSRLNTPVKLGHHTLNNRVVLPPLTRQRSAQPGDTATGLMAEYYRQRASAGFMVSEGTQIEPRGQGYAWTPGIYTPAQIDGWRTVTEAVHAEGGVIFAQLWHVGRVSHNALQPEGAAPVAPSAIAAEQAKAFIETGPGIGELKQPPVPRALSVLEIEELVGHYAQAARNALDAGFDGVEIHAANGYLVNQFISAHANQRDDEYGGSLHNRLRFLREIVEAVTAVVGPERLGVRFSPLFSGTDQDRVYIGLVEEDPHHTYIEAIKVLEASGIAYVSIAEADWDNAPDLPETFRQAVRSTFSGLIIYAGRYTAERGEKLLEAGLADLIAFGRPFIANPDLPQRLFNVWPLNPLRAEGMYGGSEQGYTDYPVYAG; encoded by the coding sequence ATGAGCAGTCGTTTGAATACCCCAGTAAAACTGGGGCATCACACCTTGAACAACCGCGTTGTATTGCCGCCTCTGACGCGTCAGCGCAGCGCGCAACCTGGCGATACCGCCACCGGCCTGATGGCCGAGTATTACCGCCAACGCGCGAGCGCCGGCTTCATGGTCAGCGAAGGCACGCAAATCGAGCCGCGCGGCCAGGGTTACGCCTGGACGCCGGGCATCTACACACCGGCGCAGATCGACGGCTGGCGCACCGTCACCGAAGCGGTGCATGCCGAAGGCGGGGTAATTTTTGCGCAACTGTGGCATGTCGGCCGCGTGTCCCATAACGCGTTGCAGCCAGAGGGTGCCGCGCCGGTCGCACCGTCTGCAATTGCCGCTGAGCAAGCCAAAGCCTTTATCGAAACCGGGCCTGGCATCGGCGAGCTGAAGCAGCCGCCCGTGCCGCGTGCCTTGAGCGTACTTGAGATCGAGGAATTGGTCGGGCATTACGCCCAGGCGGCGCGCAATGCGTTGGACGCCGGTTTTGACGGGGTGGAAATCCACGCGGCAAATGGTTACCTGGTCAACCAGTTCATTTCGGCCCACGCCAACCAGCGTGATGACGAGTACGGCGGCTCGCTGCACAACCGCCTGCGTTTCCTGCGCGAGATCGTCGAAGCCGTGACCGCCGTGGTCGGGCCGGAACGCCTCGGTGTGCGTTTTTCACCGTTGTTCAGCGGCACCGACCAGGACCGCGTGTACATCGGCCTGGTGGAGGAAGACCCGCATCACACTTACATTGAAGCGATCAAGGTGCTTGAGGCGTCGGGGATTGCCTATGTGTCCATCGCCGAAGCCGATTGGGACAACGCCCCGGACTTGCCCGAGACCTTCCGCCAGGCCGTGCGCAGCACCTTCAGCGGGCTGATCATCTACGCCGGCCGCTACACCGCTGAGCGCGGTGAAAAACTGCTGGAGGCGGGGCTGGCGGACTTGATTGCCTTCGGTCGCCCGTTCATTGCCAACCCGGACTTGCCGCAGCGCCTGTTCAACGTCTGGCCGCTGAACCCGCTGCGGGCTGAAGGCATGTACGGCGGTTCGGAGCAGGGCTATACCGATTACCCGGTGTACGCCGGATAA
- a CDS encoding MFS transporter, whose protein sequence is MGNHAQDTVRKRRRAFLGATSGHLIEWYDYGVYGFLAVYIGQAFFVSDDPTTSLLASFAAFALSFFIRPLGGLFFGPLADKIGRRKTLIMALVMMTGSTVLLGLLPTYATLGIAAPILLILVRCVQGFSAGGEIGTVTSFISEYAGPGRRGFATCWLMVTAVLGLVLGGAVANGMTWILGADLMQEWAWRVPFLIAAPLGFISMYIRLKLEDSPEFLALQRAGQTSRAPLREVWQWKRAIALVFFIITLHSSIFYLVLTFASTYMAKILKFDSGTTLLYVFVASFSAAFVMPFGGAFTDKYGRKPFLMVIGTLATLAMFWLFKSAPTATPATFFAPLMAVAILFGLYASSTYALMSELLPTRIRSTGIAVAYNVPVAVFGGSAPLFSTWLIKVTGDITSPWYFYVATGVVSLIALVVLRKEDFVASGNPVTTPLGADLAPAA, encoded by the coding sequence ATGGGCAATCACGCGCAAGACACGGTTCGCAAGCGGCGCCGTGCGTTTCTCGGTGCCACTTCCGGCCACCTGATCGAGTGGTACGACTACGGCGTCTACGGCTTTCTCGCCGTGTACATCGGCCAGGCTTTTTTCGTCTCCGATGACCCCACCACCAGCCTGCTGGCGAGCTTCGCCGCGTTTGCCCTGAGCTTCTTTATCCGGCCACTGGGCGGGCTGTTCTTCGGCCCGTTGGCGGACAAGATCGGCCGCCGAAAAACCCTGATCATGGCGCTGGTGATGATGACCGGCTCCACGGTGTTGTTGGGCCTGTTGCCGACTTACGCCACCCTCGGCATCGCCGCGCCGATCCTGCTGATCCTGGTGCGCTGCGTACAGGGTTTCTCGGCCGGTGGCGAGATCGGCACGGTGACCAGTTTTATCTCCGAATACGCCGGCCCCGGCCGACGCGGTTTTGCCACCTGCTGGTTGATGGTCACCGCCGTGCTCGGCCTGGTGCTTGGCGGCGCCGTGGCCAATGGCATGACCTGGATCCTGGGCGCCGACCTGATGCAGGAATGGGCCTGGCGCGTGCCGTTCCTGATCGCCGCACCGCTGGGTTTTATCTCGATGTACATCCGCCTCAAGCTCGAAGACAGCCCGGAGTTTCTCGCCCTGCAACGTGCCGGCCAAACCTCCCGCGCGCCGCTGCGCGAAGTCTGGCAGTGGAAGCGCGCAATTGCCCTGGTGTTTTTTATCATCACCTTGCACAGCTCGATCTTTTACCTGGTGCTGACCTTCGCCTCGACCTACATGGCCAAGATCCTCAAGTTCGACAGCGGCACCACTTTGCTCTACGTGTTTGTCGCGAGTTTTTCGGCGGCCTTCGTGATGCCGTTCGGCGGCGCGTTCACGGATAAATACGGGCGCAAACCGTTCCTGATGGTGATCGGCACCTTGGCCACCTTGGCGATGTTCTGGCTGTTCAAGTCGGCGCCGACCGCTACACCCGCGACGTTCTTTGCGCCGTTGATGGCGGTGGCGATTCTGTTCGGGCTGTATGCCTCGTCCACTTACGCGCTGATGAGTGAACTGCTGCCGACGCGCATCCGTTCCACCGGGATTGCCGTGGCGTACAACGTGCCGGTTGCGGTGTTCGGCGGCAGCGCGCCGCTGTTCTCCACGTGGCTGATCAAGGTGACCGGCGACATCACCTCGCCGTGGTACTTCTACGTGGCGACCGGCGTGGTGTCGTTGATTGCCCTGGTGGTGCTGCGCAAGGAAGATTTTGTTGCCAGTGGCAACCCGGTGACGACGCCGCTGGGGGCCGATTTGGCGCCAGCCGCCTGA
- a CDS encoding NAD(P)H-quinone oxidoreductase, with the protein MSLPKEMTLIEITAPGGPEALQPRRADVPVAGPGEILIRVHAAGVNRPDALQRAGKYPMKPGMSPIPGLEVAGEVVALGEGVSEYAIGDKVCALTNGGGYAQFCAVPASQALPIPEGMDWIQAAAVPETFFTVWANLFGLGDAHTGQRVLIHGGTSGIGTTALMLCREYGIQAFATAGSADKCAAIAKLGAEPINYREQDFAEVIAQKTDGNGVDVILDIMGASYLNNNLKALAMDGHLVMLGFLGGGKANDVDLLTILGKRAVITGSLLRARTKDEKAAIAEQLREYVWPVLSAGRCLPMIDKVYEYTDAAQAHARMEDGDHIGKIVLRVE; encoded by the coding sequence ATGTCGCTCCCAAAAGAAATGACCCTGATCGAAATCACCGCTCCCGGCGGCCCTGAAGCGCTGCAACCGCGCCGGGCTGACGTGCCGGTGGCGGGGCCGGGTGAAATCCTGATTCGCGTACACGCCGCCGGGGTCAACCGCCCGGATGCGTTGCAACGCGCCGGCAAGTACCCGATGAAACCGGGCATGAGCCCCATTCCCGGTTTGGAAGTGGCCGGTGAAGTGGTCGCATTGGGCGAAGGTGTCAGCGAGTACGCCATTGGCGATAAGGTCTGCGCCCTGACCAACGGCGGCGGTTATGCGCAGTTCTGCGCGGTGCCGGCCAGCCAGGCGTTACCCATTCCGGAAGGCATGGACTGGATTCAAGCCGCTGCCGTGCCGGAAACCTTCTTCACCGTCTGGGCCAACCTGTTCGGCCTGGGCGACGCCCACACCGGCCAGCGCGTGCTGATCCACGGCGGCACCAGCGGCATCGGCACCACCGCACTGATGCTGTGCCGCGAGTACGGAATCCAGGCGTTCGCCACCGCCGGCAGCGCCGACAAATGTGCGGCGATTGCCAAGCTCGGCGCCGAGCCGATCAACTACCGCGAGCAGGATTTTGCCGAGGTCATCGCGCAAAAAACCGACGGCAACGGCGTGGATGTGATCCTCGATATCATGGGTGCCTCCTACCTCAACAACAACCTCAAGGCCCTGGCCATGGACGGGCACCTGGTGATGCTCGGATTCCTCGGCGGCGGCAAGGCCAATGACGTCGACCTGCTGACCATCCTCGGCAAACGCGCGGTCATCACCGGCTCGCTGCTGCGCGCCCGCACCAAGGACGAAAAGGCCGCCATCGCCGAACAACTGCGCGAGTATGTGTGGCCGGTGCTGTCAGCCGGGCGCTGCCTGCCGATGATCGACAAAGTGTATGAATACACCGACGCCGCCCAGGCCCATGCGCGGATGGAAGACGGCGACCATATCGGCAAGATTGTGTTGCGGGTGGAATAA